A single window of Falco rusticolus isolate bFalRus1 chromosome 6, bFalRus1.pri, whole genome shotgun sequence DNA harbors:
- the LOC119149818 gene encoding SAM and SH3 domain-containing protein 1-like isoform X10 yields MPKLSREQSDDETEESVKFKRLHKLVNSTRRVRKKLIRVEEMKKPSTEGVEEHSLDNSPILDDRSALYSGVHKKQFYFDSSCEKQPEDDLESLTTSPSSSSLDTWGANRKLVKTFSKTDSRGLIKPPKKLGTFFSYPEEEKTQKVCRSLTDGEMKKSLGSLSHGRTCSFGGFDLTNRSLHIGNSSDQMGKEGDFVYKEVIKSPSASRISLGKKVKSVKETMKKRMSKKYSSSLSEQESSPGIMPGSPQSPPPDTDSLDKPKLKAGGSVESLRSSLSGQSSMSGQTVSTTDSSTSNRESVKSEDGDDEEPPYRGPFCGRARVHTDFTPSPYDTDSLKLKKGDIIDIISKPPMGTWMGLLNNKVGTFKFIYVDVLNEEEEKPKRPTRRRRKSRPPQPKSVEDLLDRINLKEHMPTFLFNGYEDLDTFKLLEEEDLDELNIRDPEHRAVLLTAVELLQEYDSNSDQSGSQEKLLIEGQGLTGCSPRDSGCYESSENLENGKTRRTCLLPSKSASEHSFKDFSRNQLSNYPTLPLTKPIETLQQGEKESRFSCTHRALKSSVQPPAVTGLKKNRRSLPVAVCRSYETLDGPQGVDTWPRSHSLDDLQGESNTNLQDVSKEVGSFPQDSLDIAKKAPGSALLPQSHGSSCTVDDLMAKQGKGAATSQKGRAKELDCSVRETAGGKPVPFPPKYCEAQPALVTHPATRTPLEIQSKGFHDLARADYAPVLKGGLEAEQKGTNEARMQPKNPSQPPPVPAKKCRERLSNGLYHPPTTTSGNYSSLEAPCLPVKKATSSTPIDCHAVPAHRTSSEQEPSTPPSPLPPWLSELPETASVQQHVIKLGPASARKVSCSRGMDLEMVIENKLQSEDIDLTEEPYSDKHGRCGIPEALVQRYSEDLDQPEKDVATNMDQIRVKQLRKQHRMAIPSGGLTEICRKPVSPGLITSVSDWLISIGLPMYSSLLTEAGFNTLSKVPSLSQTCLQEAGITEERHISKLLAAARLFKPLDPEAI; encoded by the exons ATGCCGAAGCTG TCAAGAGAACAATCTGATGATGAAACAGAAGAGTCGGTGAAGTTTAAGAGGTTGCACAAGCTGGTGAATTCTACTCGCAGAGTCAGGAAGAAACTCATAAGagtggaagaaatgaaaaaacccagcacagaAG GTGTGGAAGAGCACTCACTTGACAACTCTCCTATACTGGATGACAGATCGGCACTTTACTCTGGAGTTCACAAGAAGCAATTCTACTTCGACAGCTCCTGCGAAAAGCAGCCAGAGGACGACTTGGAGTCACTTACTACTTCCCCCTCATCCAGCAGTCTTGATACGTGGGGAGCCAACCGGAAGCTGGTGAAGACCTTCAGCAAGACTGATAGCCGTGGCCTTATCAAGCCTCCCAAGAAACTCGGGACATTTTTCTCTTACCCAGAAGAGGAGAAGACTCAGAAAGTTTGCCGCTCCTTGACAGATGGGGAAATGAAGAAGAGCCTCGGCTCGCTGAGCCATGGG cgAACCTGTAGCTTTGGAGGATTTGACTTGACAAATCGTTCCCTTCATATTGGAAACAGTTCTGACCAAATG ggCAAAGAAGGAGACTTTGTTTATAAAGAAGTGATCAAATCGCCCTCTGCCTCCCGTATATCTCTGGGCAAAAAGGTGAAGTCTGTAAAAGAAACCATGAAGAAAAGGATGTctaaaaaatacagcagctcTCTGTCTGAGCAG GAGTCCAGCCCTGGGATCATGCCGGGTTCTCCACAGTCACCGCCACCAGACACTGACTCCCTGGACAAACCCAAGCTGAAAGCTGGTGGCTCAGTAGAGAGCCTGAGGAGTTCCTTAAGTGGTCAGAGCTCAATGA GTGGTCAGACCGTAAGCACAACAGATTCCTCAACCAGCAACAGGGAGAGCGTTAAATCAGAAGACGGTGATGATGAAGAGCCTCCTTACAGAGGACCTTTTTGTGGAAGAGCCAGGGTTCACACTGATTTTACTCCAAGTCCTTATGATACGGACTCTCTGAAGCTCAAG AAAGGTGACATCATTGATATAATCAGCAAACCCCCCATGGGCACTTGGATGGGCCTGTTGAACAACAAAGTTGGCACTTTCAAATTTATCTATGTGGATGTGTtaaatgaagaggaagagaagcCGAAGCGGCCTACCAGGAGACGCCGGAAAAGCAGACCACCCCAGCCCAAGTCAGTTGAGGATCTCTTGGATCGCATCAACTTAAAG GAGCACATGCCCACTTTTCTGTTCAATGGTTATGAAGATCTGGATACCTTTAAGCTTCTAGAAGAAGAAGATTTAGATGAACTGAACATCCGAGATCCTGAACACAGAGCAGTTCTCCTCACAGCAGTGGAACTTCTACAGGAGTATGACA GTAACAGCGACCAGTCAGGATCTCAGGAGAAACTTCTCATTGAAGGCCAAGGCCTAACCGGATGCTCTCCTCGGGATTCTGGCTGCTACGAAAGCAGTGAAAACCTGGAGAATG GTAAAACTCGAAGGACCTGTCTTCTGCCCTCAAAATCGGCCAGTGAGCATAGCTTTAAGGACTTCAGCAGAAACCAGCTATCAAATTATCCTACACTTCCACTGACCAAGCCAATAGAAACTCTacagcaaggggaaaaagaaagccGGTTCAGCTGCACGCATCGTGCTCTGAAGAGCTCTGTCCAGCCTCCAGCTGTTACGGGTCTGAAGAAGAACCGTAGAAGTTTACCGGTTGCTGTCTGTCGGAGCTATGAAACTCTGGATGGCCCCCAGGGTGTAGATACCTGGCCAAGATCTCACTCGCTGGATGATCTCCAGGGAGAATCCAATACTAACCTACAGGATGTTAGCAAGGAAGTGGGTTCTTTTCCTCAGGATTCACTGGATATAGCGAAAAAGGCACCCGGCTCTGCACTGCTGCCCCAGTCTCATGGAAGCAGCTGTACGGTAGATGACTTGATGGCTAAACAGGGTAAAGGAGCTGCTACTTCTCAGAAGGGAAGAGCAAAGGAATTGGACTGCTCTGTAAGGGAGACTGCAGGTGGAAAGCCTGTTCCGTTCCCCCCAAAATACTGTGAAGCTCAGCCTGCCTTAGTGACACATCCTGCAACAAGGACGCCTCTGGAAATACAGAGTAAAGGTTTTCATGACCTTGCACGGGCTGATTATGCTCCAGTCCTCAAGGGAGGTCTAGAAGCTGAGCAAAAAGGCACAAATGAGGCAAGAATGCAACCAAAAAATCCTTCTCAGCCACCACCTGTCCCTGCCAAAAAATGCCGAGAACGCCTTTCTAATGGGTTATATCATCCTCCCACGACCACAAGTGGGAACTACTCAAGCCTAGAAGCACCATGTTTGCCAGTAAAAAAGGCCACTTCATCCACTCCCATTGATTGTCACGCAGTACCTGCCCATAGGACATCTTCTGAACAGGAGCCCAGTACGCCTCCTAGCCCACTGCCGCCCTGGCTGTCAGAGCTCCCAGAGACTGCTAGTGTTCAGCAGCATGTGATAAAGCTAGGTCCTGCTTCGGCAAGAAAAGTCTCTTGTAGCAGAGGAATGGATCTGGAAATGGTAATAGAAAACAAGTTGCAGTCTGAAGACATTGATCTTACTGAAGAACCATACTCTGACAAG CATGGTCGCTGTGGCATTCCTGAGGCTTTGGTACAGAGGTACTCTGAAGACTTGGACCAGCCTGAAAAGGATGTTGCCACAAACATGGACCAAATCCGGGTAAAGCAACTGAGGAAGCAGCATCGCATGGCA ATTCCAAGTGGAGGGCTCACTGAAATTTGCCGAAAACCTGTATCCCCAGGACTTATCACCTCTGTATCTGACTGGCTGATTTCCATTGGTCTACCTATGTATTCCAGCCTGCTCACAGAAGCAGGATTCAACACACTGAGCAAAGTGCCTTCTCTGTCACAAACTTGCCTTCAAGAAGCTGGCATCACAGAGGAAAGGCACATAAGCAAGCTCCTGGCAGCGGCAAGACTCTTCAAACCTCTTGATCCAGAGGCAATTTAA
- the LOC119149818 gene encoding SAM and SH3 domain-containing protein 1-like isoform X9 — translation MSREQSDDETEESVKFKRLHKLVNSTRRVRKKLIRVEEMKKPSTEGVEEHSLDNSPILDDRSALYSGVHKKQFYFDSSCEKQPEDDLESLTTSPSSSSLDTWGANRKLVKTFSKTDSRGLIKPPKKLGTFFSYPEEEKTQKVCRSLTDGEMKKSLGSLSHGVSTESICFYDSNRHKHHLLVSLEEIQSVRKQIRLKKMDTNYSCSRAFLYQRPARKGASPATCDLQLLRHKTKGGGGCGFPNRRLRGRTSVSEFNITYVVERSLYSHLNFSQLVRPVTDRTLSKADKQDLRRCLLEEDEEAKRKWAATVDRCTKRVLLRIHQKSRTCSFGGFDLTNRSLHIGNSSDQMGKEGDFVYKEVIKSPSASRISLGKKVKSVKETMKKRMSKKYSSSLSEQESSPGIMPGSPQSPPPDTDSLDKPKLKAGGSVESLRSSLSGQSSMSGQTVSTTDSSTSNRESVKSEDGDDEEPPYRGPFCGRARVHTDFTPSPYDTDSLKLKKGDIIDIISKPPMGTWMGLLNNKVGTFKFIYVDVLNEEEEKPKRPTRRRRKSRPPQPKSVEDLLDRINLKEHMPTFLFNGYEDLDTFKLLEEEDLDELNIRDPEHRAVLLTAVELLQEYDSNSDQSGSQEKLLIEGQGLTGCSPRDSGCYESSENLENGKTRRTCLLPSKSASEHSFKDFSRNQLSNYPTLPLTKPIETLQQGEKESRFSCTHRALKSSVQPPAVTGLKKNRRSLPVAVCRSYETLDGPQGVDTWPRSHSLDDLQGESNTNLQDVSKEVGSFPQDSLDIAKKAPGSALLPQSHGSSCTVDDLMAKQGKGAATSQKGRAKELDCSVRETAGGKPVPFPPKYCEAQPALVTHPATRTPLEIQSKGFHDLARADYAPVLKGGLEAEQKGTNEARMQPKNPSQPPPVPAKKCRERLSNGLYHPPTTTSGNYSSLEAPCLPVKKATSSTPIDCHAVPAHRTSSEQEPSTPPSPLPPWLSELPETASVQQHVIKLGPASARKVSCSRGMDLEMVIENKLQSEDIDLTEEPYSDKHGRCGIPEALVQRYSEDLDQPEKDVATNMDQIRVKQLRKQHRMAIPSGGLTEICRKPVSPGLITSVSDWLISIGLPMYSSLLTEAGFNTLSKVPSLSQTCLQEAGITEERHISKLLAAARLFKPLDPEAI, via the exons atg TCAAGAGAACAATCTGATGATGAAACAGAAGAGTCGGTGAAGTTTAAGAGGTTGCACAAGCTGGTGAATTCTACTCGCAGAGTCAGGAAGAAACTCATAAGagtggaagaaatgaaaaaacccagcacagaAG GTGTGGAAGAGCACTCACTTGACAACTCTCCTATACTGGATGACAGATCGGCACTTTACTCTGGAGTTCACAAGAAGCAATTCTACTTCGACAGCTCCTGCGAAAAGCAGCCAGAGGACGACTTGGAGTCACTTACTACTTCCCCCTCATCCAGCAGTCTTGATACGTGGGGAGCCAACCGGAAGCTGGTGAAGACCTTCAGCAAGACTGATAGCCGTGGCCTTATCAAGCCTCCCAAGAAACTCGGGACATTTTTCTCTTACCCAGAAGAGGAGAAGACTCAGAAAGTTTGCCGCTCCTTGACAGATGGGGAAATGAAGAAGAGCCTCGGCTCGCTGAGCCATGGGGTAAGTAcagaaagcatttgcttttatgaCAGCAACAGGCACAAGCACCATCTTCTGGTGTCCCTGGAGGAGATTCAAAGTGTAAGGAAGCAGATCCGATTGAAGAAAATGGATACTAACTATTCCTGTTCCAGAGCTTTTCTTTACCAGCGCCCTGCTAGGAAAGGAGCATCTCCTGCAACTTGCGACCTACAATTACTGCGACACAAAACGAAAGGGGGTGGAGGTTGTGGCTTCCCAAACAGAAGGCTACGAGGGCGCACTTCTGTCAGCGAGTTCAATATTACCTATGTGGTGGAGAGAAGCCTGTACAGTCACCTCAACTTCTCACAGCTGGTGCGTCCCGTTACTGACAGGACCCTGAGCAAGGCCGACAAGCAGGACCTGAGGAGATGCCTgctggaggaggatgaggaggcCAAGAGGAAGTGGGCTGCCACAGTGGATCGCTGTACTAAAAGGGTTCTCTTGAGAATCCACCAAAAGTCT cgAACCTGTAGCTTTGGAGGATTTGACTTGACAAATCGTTCCCTTCATATTGGAAACAGTTCTGACCAAATG ggCAAAGAAGGAGACTTTGTTTATAAAGAAGTGATCAAATCGCCCTCTGCCTCCCGTATATCTCTGGGCAAAAAGGTGAAGTCTGTAAAAGAAACCATGAAGAAAAGGATGTctaaaaaatacagcagctcTCTGTCTGAGCAG GAGTCCAGCCCTGGGATCATGCCGGGTTCTCCACAGTCACCGCCACCAGACACTGACTCCCTGGACAAACCCAAGCTGAAAGCTGGTGGCTCAGTAGAGAGCCTGAGGAGTTCCTTAAGTGGTCAGAGCTCAATGA GTGGTCAGACCGTAAGCACAACAGATTCCTCAACCAGCAACAGGGAGAGCGTTAAATCAGAAGACGGTGATGATGAAGAGCCTCCTTACAGAGGACCTTTTTGTGGAAGAGCCAGGGTTCACACTGATTTTACTCCAAGTCCTTATGATACGGACTCTCTGAAGCTCAAG AAAGGTGACATCATTGATATAATCAGCAAACCCCCCATGGGCACTTGGATGGGCCTGTTGAACAACAAAGTTGGCACTTTCAAATTTATCTATGTGGATGTGTtaaatgaagaggaagagaagcCGAAGCGGCCTACCAGGAGACGCCGGAAAAGCAGACCACCCCAGCCCAAGTCAGTTGAGGATCTCTTGGATCGCATCAACTTAAAG GAGCACATGCCCACTTTTCTGTTCAATGGTTATGAAGATCTGGATACCTTTAAGCTTCTAGAAGAAGAAGATTTAGATGAACTGAACATCCGAGATCCTGAACACAGAGCAGTTCTCCTCACAGCAGTGGAACTTCTACAGGAGTATGACA GTAACAGCGACCAGTCAGGATCTCAGGAGAAACTTCTCATTGAAGGCCAAGGCCTAACCGGATGCTCTCCTCGGGATTCTGGCTGCTACGAAAGCAGTGAAAACCTGGAGAATG GTAAAACTCGAAGGACCTGTCTTCTGCCCTCAAAATCGGCCAGTGAGCATAGCTTTAAGGACTTCAGCAGAAACCAGCTATCAAATTATCCTACACTTCCACTGACCAAGCCAATAGAAACTCTacagcaaggggaaaaagaaagccGGTTCAGCTGCACGCATCGTGCTCTGAAGAGCTCTGTCCAGCCTCCAGCTGTTACGGGTCTGAAGAAGAACCGTAGAAGTTTACCGGTTGCTGTCTGTCGGAGCTATGAAACTCTGGATGGCCCCCAGGGTGTAGATACCTGGCCAAGATCTCACTCGCTGGATGATCTCCAGGGAGAATCCAATACTAACCTACAGGATGTTAGCAAGGAAGTGGGTTCTTTTCCTCAGGATTCACTGGATATAGCGAAAAAGGCACCCGGCTCTGCACTGCTGCCCCAGTCTCATGGAAGCAGCTGTACGGTAGATGACTTGATGGCTAAACAGGGTAAAGGAGCTGCTACTTCTCAGAAGGGAAGAGCAAAGGAATTGGACTGCTCTGTAAGGGAGACTGCAGGTGGAAAGCCTGTTCCGTTCCCCCCAAAATACTGTGAAGCTCAGCCTGCCTTAGTGACACATCCTGCAACAAGGACGCCTCTGGAAATACAGAGTAAAGGTTTTCATGACCTTGCACGGGCTGATTATGCTCCAGTCCTCAAGGGAGGTCTAGAAGCTGAGCAAAAAGGCACAAATGAGGCAAGAATGCAACCAAAAAATCCTTCTCAGCCACCACCTGTCCCTGCCAAAAAATGCCGAGAACGCCTTTCTAATGGGTTATATCATCCTCCCACGACCACAAGTGGGAACTACTCAAGCCTAGAAGCACCATGTTTGCCAGTAAAAAAGGCCACTTCATCCACTCCCATTGATTGTCACGCAGTACCTGCCCATAGGACATCTTCTGAACAGGAGCCCAGTACGCCTCCTAGCCCACTGCCGCCCTGGCTGTCAGAGCTCCCAGAGACTGCTAGTGTTCAGCAGCATGTGATAAAGCTAGGTCCTGCTTCGGCAAGAAAAGTCTCTTGTAGCAGAGGAATGGATCTGGAAATGGTAATAGAAAACAAGTTGCAGTCTGAAGACATTGATCTTACTGAAGAACCATACTCTGACAAG CATGGTCGCTGTGGCATTCCTGAGGCTTTGGTACAGAGGTACTCTGAAGACTTGGACCAGCCTGAAAAGGATGTTGCCACAAACATGGACCAAATCCGGGTAAAGCAACTGAGGAAGCAGCATCGCATGGCA ATTCCAAGTGGAGGGCTCACTGAAATTTGCCGAAAACCTGTATCCCCAGGACTTATCACCTCTGTATCTGACTGGCTGATTTCCATTGGTCTACCTATGTATTCCAGCCTGCTCACAGAAGCAGGATTCAACACACTGAGCAAAGTGCCTTCTCTGTCACAAACTTGCCTTCAAGAAGCTGGCATCACAGAGGAAAGGCACATAAGCAAGCTCCTGGCAGCGGCAAGACTCTTCAAACCTCTTGATCCAGAGGCAATTTAA
- the LOC119149818 gene encoding SAM and SH3 domain-containing protein 1-like isoform X8 yields the protein MPKLSREQSDDETEESVKFKRLHKLVNSTRRVRKKLIRVEEMKKPSTEGVEEHSLDNSPILDDRSALYSGVHKKQFYFDSSCEKQPEDDLESLTTSPSSSSLDTWGANRKLVKTFSKTDSRGLIKPPKKLGTFFSYPEEEKTQKVCRSLTDGEMKKSLGSLSHGVSTESICFYDSNRHKHHLLVSLEEIQSVRKQIRLKKMDTNYSCSRAFLYQRPARKGASPATCDLQLLRHKTKGGGGCGFPNRRLRGRTSVSEFNITYVVERSLYSHLNFSQLVRPVTDRTLSKADKQDLRRCLLEEDEEAKRKWAATVDRCTKRVLLRIHQKSRTCSFGGFDLTNRSLHIGNSSDQMGKEGDFVYKEVIKSPSASRISLGKKVKSVKETMKKRMSKKYSSSLSEQESSPGIMPGSPQSPPPDTDSLDKPKLKAGGSVESLRSSLSGQSSMSGQTVSTTDSSTSNRESVKSEDGDDEEPPYRGPFCGRARVHTDFTPSPYDTDSLKLKKGDIIDIISKPPMGTWMGLLNNKVGTFKFIYVDVLNEEEEKPKRPTRRRRKSRPPQPKSVEDLLDRINLKEHMPTFLFNGYEDLDTFKLLEEEDLDELNIRDPEHRAVLLTAVELLQEYDSNSDQSGSQEKLLIEGQGLTGCSPRDSGCYESSENLENGKTRRTCLLPSKSASEHSFKDFSRNQLSNYPTLPLTKPIETLQQGEKESRFSCTHRALKSSVQPPAVTGLKKNRRSLPVAVCRSYETLDGPQGVDTWPRSHSLDDLQGESNTNLQDVSKEVGSFPQDSLDIAKKAPGSALLPQSHGSSCTVDDLMAKQGKGAATSQKGRAKELDCSVRETAGGKPVPFPPKYCEAQPALVTHPATRTPLEIQSKGFHDLARADYAPVLKGGLEAEQKGTNEARMQPKNPSQPPPVPAKKCRERLSNGLYHPPTTTSGNYSSLEAPCLPVKKATSSTPIDCHAVPAHRTSSEQEPSTPPSPLPPWLSELPETASVQQHVIKLGPASARKVSCSRGMDLEMVIENKLQSEDIDLTEEPYSDKHGRCGIPEALVQRYSEDLDQPEKDVATNMDQIRVKQLRKQHRMAIPSGGLTEICRKPVSPGLITSVSDWLISIGLPMYSSLLTEAGFNTLSKVPSLSQTCLQEAGITEERHISKLLAAARLFKPLDPEAI from the exons ATGCCGAAGCTG TCAAGAGAACAATCTGATGATGAAACAGAAGAGTCGGTGAAGTTTAAGAGGTTGCACAAGCTGGTGAATTCTACTCGCAGAGTCAGGAAGAAACTCATAAGagtggaagaaatgaaaaaacccagcacagaAG GTGTGGAAGAGCACTCACTTGACAACTCTCCTATACTGGATGACAGATCGGCACTTTACTCTGGAGTTCACAAGAAGCAATTCTACTTCGACAGCTCCTGCGAAAAGCAGCCAGAGGACGACTTGGAGTCACTTACTACTTCCCCCTCATCCAGCAGTCTTGATACGTGGGGAGCCAACCGGAAGCTGGTGAAGACCTTCAGCAAGACTGATAGCCGTGGCCTTATCAAGCCTCCCAAGAAACTCGGGACATTTTTCTCTTACCCAGAAGAGGAGAAGACTCAGAAAGTTTGCCGCTCCTTGACAGATGGGGAAATGAAGAAGAGCCTCGGCTCGCTGAGCCATGGGGTAAGTAcagaaagcatttgcttttatgaCAGCAACAGGCACAAGCACCATCTTCTGGTGTCCCTGGAGGAGATTCAAAGTGTAAGGAAGCAGATCCGATTGAAGAAAATGGATACTAACTATTCCTGTTCCAGAGCTTTTCTTTACCAGCGCCCTGCTAGGAAAGGAGCATCTCCTGCAACTTGCGACCTACAATTACTGCGACACAAAACGAAAGGGGGTGGAGGTTGTGGCTTCCCAAACAGAAGGCTACGAGGGCGCACTTCTGTCAGCGAGTTCAATATTACCTATGTGGTGGAGAGAAGCCTGTACAGTCACCTCAACTTCTCACAGCTGGTGCGTCCCGTTACTGACAGGACCCTGAGCAAGGCCGACAAGCAGGACCTGAGGAGATGCCTgctggaggaggatgaggaggcCAAGAGGAAGTGGGCTGCCACAGTGGATCGCTGTACTAAAAGGGTTCTCTTGAGAATCCACCAAAAGTCT cgAACCTGTAGCTTTGGAGGATTTGACTTGACAAATCGTTCCCTTCATATTGGAAACAGTTCTGACCAAATG ggCAAAGAAGGAGACTTTGTTTATAAAGAAGTGATCAAATCGCCCTCTGCCTCCCGTATATCTCTGGGCAAAAAGGTGAAGTCTGTAAAAGAAACCATGAAGAAAAGGATGTctaaaaaatacagcagctcTCTGTCTGAGCAG GAGTCCAGCCCTGGGATCATGCCGGGTTCTCCACAGTCACCGCCACCAGACACTGACTCCCTGGACAAACCCAAGCTGAAAGCTGGTGGCTCAGTAGAGAGCCTGAGGAGTTCCTTAAGTGGTCAGAGCTCAATGA GTGGTCAGACCGTAAGCACAACAGATTCCTCAACCAGCAACAGGGAGAGCGTTAAATCAGAAGACGGTGATGATGAAGAGCCTCCTTACAGAGGACCTTTTTGTGGAAGAGCCAGGGTTCACACTGATTTTACTCCAAGTCCTTATGATACGGACTCTCTGAAGCTCAAG AAAGGTGACATCATTGATATAATCAGCAAACCCCCCATGGGCACTTGGATGGGCCTGTTGAACAACAAAGTTGGCACTTTCAAATTTATCTATGTGGATGTGTtaaatgaagaggaagagaagcCGAAGCGGCCTACCAGGAGACGCCGGAAAAGCAGACCACCCCAGCCCAAGTCAGTTGAGGATCTCTTGGATCGCATCAACTTAAAG GAGCACATGCCCACTTTTCTGTTCAATGGTTATGAAGATCTGGATACCTTTAAGCTTCTAGAAGAAGAAGATTTAGATGAACTGAACATCCGAGATCCTGAACACAGAGCAGTTCTCCTCACAGCAGTGGAACTTCTACAGGAGTATGACA GTAACAGCGACCAGTCAGGATCTCAGGAGAAACTTCTCATTGAAGGCCAAGGCCTAACCGGATGCTCTCCTCGGGATTCTGGCTGCTACGAAAGCAGTGAAAACCTGGAGAATG GTAAAACTCGAAGGACCTGTCTTCTGCCCTCAAAATCGGCCAGTGAGCATAGCTTTAAGGACTTCAGCAGAAACCAGCTATCAAATTATCCTACACTTCCACTGACCAAGCCAATAGAAACTCTacagcaaggggaaaaagaaagccGGTTCAGCTGCACGCATCGTGCTCTGAAGAGCTCTGTCCAGCCTCCAGCTGTTACGGGTCTGAAGAAGAACCGTAGAAGTTTACCGGTTGCTGTCTGTCGGAGCTATGAAACTCTGGATGGCCCCCAGGGTGTAGATACCTGGCCAAGATCTCACTCGCTGGATGATCTCCAGGGAGAATCCAATACTAACCTACAGGATGTTAGCAAGGAAGTGGGTTCTTTTCCTCAGGATTCACTGGATATAGCGAAAAAGGCACCCGGCTCTGCACTGCTGCCCCAGTCTCATGGAAGCAGCTGTACGGTAGATGACTTGATGGCTAAACAGGGTAAAGGAGCTGCTACTTCTCAGAAGGGAAGAGCAAAGGAATTGGACTGCTCTGTAAGGGAGACTGCAGGTGGAAAGCCTGTTCCGTTCCCCCCAAAATACTGTGAAGCTCAGCCTGCCTTAGTGACACATCCTGCAACAAGGACGCCTCTGGAAATACAGAGTAAAGGTTTTCATGACCTTGCACGGGCTGATTATGCTCCAGTCCTCAAGGGAGGTCTAGAAGCTGAGCAAAAAGGCACAAATGAGGCAAGAATGCAACCAAAAAATCCTTCTCAGCCACCACCTGTCCCTGCCAAAAAATGCCGAGAACGCCTTTCTAATGGGTTATATCATCCTCCCACGACCACAAGTGGGAACTACTCAAGCCTAGAAGCACCATGTTTGCCAGTAAAAAAGGCCACTTCATCCACTCCCATTGATTGTCACGCAGTACCTGCCCATAGGACATCTTCTGAACAGGAGCCCAGTACGCCTCCTAGCCCACTGCCGCCCTGGCTGTCAGAGCTCCCAGAGACTGCTAGTGTTCAGCAGCATGTGATAAAGCTAGGTCCTGCTTCGGCAAGAAAAGTCTCTTGTAGCAGAGGAATGGATCTGGAAATGGTAATAGAAAACAAGTTGCAGTCTGAAGACATTGATCTTACTGAAGAACCATACTCTGACAAG CATGGTCGCTGTGGCATTCCTGAGGCTTTGGTACAGAGGTACTCTGAAGACTTGGACCAGCCTGAAAAGGATGTTGCCACAAACATGGACCAAATCCGGGTAAAGCAACTGAGGAAGCAGCATCGCATGGCA ATTCCAAGTGGAGGGCTCACTGAAATTTGCCGAAAACCTGTATCCCCAGGACTTATCACCTCTGTATCTGACTGGCTGATTTCCATTGGTCTACCTATGTATTCCAGCCTGCTCACAGAAGCAGGATTCAACACACTGAGCAAAGTGCCTTCTCTGTCACAAACTTGCCTTCAAGAAGCTGGCATCACAGAGGAAAGGCACATAAGCAAGCTCCTGGCAGCGGCAAGACTCTTCAAACCTCTTGATCCAGAGGCAATTTAA